One Peromyscus leucopus breed LL Stock chromosome 4, UCI_PerLeu_2.1, whole genome shotgun sequence genomic region harbors:
- the Usp50 gene encoding inactive ubiquitin carboxyl-terminal hydrolase 50 isoform X2, with product MNAILQCLCSISPLVEYFLSGKYITALQKDCSDVTTAFAYLMTDMWLGDSECVSPEIFLSALGSLYPAFLKKTQQDAQEFLIYVLNELHEALKKHCQRRAHEKRSAQRCCRKVMASETSIITRLFEGQLSYSITCLKCENCTYRNEVFTVLSLPIPSECECSLQDCLQCFFQQDTLTWNNQIHCSFCEIKQETAVRSTISKAPKIIVFHLKRFDIQGTVKRKLRTDVRYPLTNLDLTPYICPIFRKHPKYNLCAVVNHFGDLDGGHYTAFCKNAVTQAWYSFDDTRVSEIPDTSVQTATAYLLFYSCQPFSIPIQTRKS from the exons ATGAACGCCATCCTGCAGTGTCTGTGCAGCATCTCCCCGCTCGTGGAGTACTTCCTCTCCGGAAAGTACATCACCGCTCTTCAGAA ggaCTGCAGTGACGTCACCACCGCCTTTGCCTACCTGATGACAGATATGTGGCTTGGGGACTCAGAGTGTGTCTCACCAGAGATATTTCTGTCGGCTCTTGGCAGTCTTTACCCAGCTTTTCTGAAAAAGACACAGCAAGATGCACAGGAGTTCCTGATTTACGTCCTCAATGAGCTTCATGAAGCTTTGAAAAAG CACTGCCAGAGAAGAGCACATGAGAAAAGATCTGCCCAACGATGCTGCAGGAAGGTGATGGCCAGCGAGACGTCCATCATCACCCGGCTGTTTGAAGGACAGCTCAGTTACAGCATCACATGTTTGAAGTGTGAGAACTGCACCTACAGGAATGAAGTCTTCACcgtcctctccctccccatcccatccGAGTGTGAATGCTCCCTTCAG GACTGTCTCCAGTGTTTTTTCCAACAAGACACATTGACCTGGAACAACCAAATCCATTGTTCTTTTTGTGAAATCAAGCAAGAAACAGCTGTGAGGTCCACTATTTCCAAAGCaccaaaaataattgtttttcacTTAAAAAG GTTTGACATCCAGGGTACAGTAAAGAGGAAGCTGAGGACAGACGTCCGTTACCCACTCACGAACTTGGACCTCACGCCTTACATCTGTCCAATTTTCCGGAAACATCCTAAGTACAACCTCTGTGCAGTGGTG AACCACTTTGGTGATCTGGATGGTGGCCATTACACCGCCTTCTGCAAGAATGCAGTAACTCAGGCCTGGTACAGCTTTGATGATACCCGAGTCAGTGAGATTCCAGACACTTCAGTTCAAACGGCCACAGCCTATCTTCTGTTCTACAGCTGCCAGCCCTTTTCTATCCCGATACAGACTCGCAAGAGCTAG
- the Usp50 gene encoding inactive ubiquitin carboxyl-terminal hydrolase 50 isoform X1 — MTSQRPFPADDFRVYCVLAECADYDSLPESETQPHFQGVTGLRNLGNTCYMNAILQCLCSISPLVEYFLSGKYITALQKDCSDVTTAFAYLMTDMWLGDSECVSPEIFLSALGSLYPAFLKKTQQDAQEFLIYVLNELHEALKKHCQRRAHEKRSAQRCCRKVMASETSIITRLFEGQLSYSITCLKCENCTYRNEVFTVLSLPIPSECECSLQDCLQCFFQQDTLTWNNQIHCSFCEIKQETAVRSTISKAPKIIVFHLKRFDIQGTVKRKLRTDVRYPLTNLDLTPYICPIFRKHPKYNLCAVVNHFGDLDGGHYTAFCKNAVTQAWYSFDDTRVSEIPDTSVQTATAYLLFYSCQPFSIPIQTRKS; from the exons ATGACTTCGCAGCGGCCATTCCCGGCAGATGACTTCCGGGTCTACTGTGTCCT CGCGGAGTGTGCAGATTATGACTCCCTGCCCGAGTCTGAGACCCAGCCACACTTCCAGGGTGTGACAGGACTGCGGAACCTGGGCAACACGTGCTACATGAACGCCATCCTGCAGTGTCTGTGCAGCATCTCCCCGCTCGTGGAGTACTTCCTCTCCGGAAAGTACATCACCGCTCTTCAGAA ggaCTGCAGTGACGTCACCACCGCCTTTGCCTACCTGATGACAGATATGTGGCTTGGGGACTCAGAGTGTGTCTCACCAGAGATATTTCTGTCGGCTCTTGGCAGTCTTTACCCAGCTTTTCTGAAAAAGACACAGCAAGATGCACAGGAGTTCCTGATTTACGTCCTCAATGAGCTTCATGAAGCTTTGAAAAAG CACTGCCAGAGAAGAGCACATGAGAAAAGATCTGCCCAACGATGCTGCAGGAAGGTGATGGCCAGCGAGACGTCCATCATCACCCGGCTGTTTGAAGGACAGCTCAGTTACAGCATCACATGTTTGAAGTGTGAGAACTGCACCTACAGGAATGAAGTCTTCACcgtcctctccctccccatcccatccGAGTGTGAATGCTCCCTTCAG GACTGTCTCCAGTGTTTTTTCCAACAAGACACATTGACCTGGAACAACCAAATCCATTGTTCTTTTTGTGAAATCAAGCAAGAAACAGCTGTGAGGTCCACTATTTCCAAAGCaccaaaaataattgtttttcacTTAAAAAG GTTTGACATCCAGGGTACAGTAAAGAGGAAGCTGAGGACAGACGTCCGTTACCCACTCACGAACTTGGACCTCACGCCTTACATCTGTCCAATTTTCCGGAAACATCCTAAGTACAACCTCTGTGCAGTGGTG AACCACTTTGGTGATCTGGATGGTGGCCATTACACCGCCTTCTGCAAGAATGCAGTAACTCAGGCCTGGTACAGCTTTGATGATACCCGAGTCAGTGAGATTCCAGACACTTCAGTTCAAACGGCCACAGCCTATCTTCTGTTCTACAGCTGCCAGCCCTTTTCTATCCCGATACAGACTCGCAAGAGCTAG